The Nostoc sp. 'Lobaria pulmonaria (5183) cyanobiont' genome window below encodes:
- the kdpC gene encoding K(+)-transporting ATPase subunit C, whose protein sequence is MAIIRETIRAIFITLMLWLLTAIIYPLVILVVGQVFLPYQANGSIMRNLNNEPIGSALIGQVFTSEQYFHSRPSTVRYSQGKKAKPTGISGASNLAASNPELLKRILEEADQLREENLQPIADIVYTSGSGLDPHISLKAARQQLTRVAGARGVKEEEILRLINKYTDGRFLWIFGEPGVNVLRLNYALDLQDINRQQNQ, encoded by the coding sequence ATGGCTATTATTCGAGAAACCATCAGAGCAATTTTTATAACTCTAATGCTTTGGTTGTTGACTGCAATCATCTATCCGCTGGTAATCCTTGTAGTGGGTCAAGTTTTTTTGCCCTATCAAGCTAATGGTAGTATCATGCGAAATCTAAATAATGAACCAATTGGTTCTGCTTTAATCGGTCAGGTGTTTACATCTGAGCAATATTTCCATTCTCGTCCTAGTACTGTTAGATATAGCCAAGGGAAAAAAGCCAAGCCAACTGGCATATCTGGAGCTAGTAATCTCGCTGCAAGCAATCCAGAACTACTGAAGCGGATTTTAGAAGAGGCAGATCAATTGCGAGAGGAAAATCTTCAACCAATAGCTGATATAGTTTATACCTCTGGTTCTGGTTTAGATCCGCATATCTCCTTGAAAGCAGCACGGCAGCAATTGACGCGGGTTGCTGGTGCGCGGGGAGTAAAAGAAGAGGAGATCCTACGTTTAATTAATAAGTATACTGATGGCAGATTTTTATGGATTTTTGGCGAACCGGGAGTCAATGTTCTCCGATTGAATTATGCTCTTGATTTGCAAGATATTAATCGTCAGCAAAATCAGTAA